A DNA window from Coregonus clupeaformis isolate EN_2021a unplaced genomic scaffold, ASM2061545v1 scaf0715, whole genome shotgun sequence contains the following coding sequences:
- the LOC123485511 gene encoding polycomb protein suz12-B-like isoform X3 — protein sequence MLLRVEKMKGEQESHSLSSHLQLTFTGFFHKDEKPSQNSENEQSSVSLEVLLVKVCHKKRKDVSCPVKQVPTGKKQVPLNPDCSNQTKPGSLPSLLVSSNEFEPSNSHMVKSYSLLFRVLRTGRRDMNGLVNGEANENIDLTEMPSRKKRSSAHREDGETTETFVAQMTVFDKNRRLQLLDGEYEVSMQGMEDCPVSKKRATWETILDGKRLPPFETFSQGPTLQFTLRWTGDASDKSTAPVAKPLATRNSDGSSPMESRPSTLKSAPLAVKASVSTDIQMKREQILCEPRQKLRIFYQFLYNNNTRQQTEARDDLHCPWCTLNCRKLYSLLKHLKQSHSRFIFNYVPHPKGARIDVSINECYDGSYVGNPQDIHSQPGFAFSRNGPVKRTAVTHVLVCRPKRTKPSLSEFLESEDGELEQQRTYVSGHNRLYFHSDSCMPLRPQEMDVDSEDERDPEWLREKTATQLDEFTDVNEGEKEVMKLWNLHVMKHGYVPKSCGFIADNQMNQASMQFVEKCGAYIARRNLCRNFLLHLVSMHDFNLVSVATIDRAMSRLRHIQEELPNAGADDQADRALMEGACNGTAIACSSGGGGGTKHGKRTKSSVTD from the exons ATGAAGGGAGAGCAGGAATCTCACAG CTTGTCCTCGCACCTGCAGCTTACCTTCACTGGATTCTTCCATAAGGATG AAAAGCCATCTCAGAATTCAGAAAACGAACAAAGCTCGGTCTCTCTAGAGGTGCTACTTGTCAAAGTCTGCCATAAAAAACGAAAG GATGTCAGCTGCCCGGTGAAGCAAGTGCCTACAGGTAAAAAGCAAGTGCCTTTGAATCCTGACTGCAGCAACCAAACCAAGCCCGGCTCACTGCCCTCCCTGCTGGTGTCCAGTAACGAGTTTGAGCCCAGCAACAGCCACATGGTCAAGTCCTACTCGCTCCTGTTCAGGGTCTTACGCACCGGGAGGAGGGACATGAACGGCCTTGTGAACGGCGAGGCAAACGAGAACATAG ATCTGACAGAAATGCCCAGCAGAAAGAAGAGAAGCTCCGCCCACAGAGAAGATGGCGAGACCACAGAGACCTTTGTTGCACAGATGACTGTCTTTGACAAGAACAG GAGATTGCAGCTGCTGGATGGGGAGTATGAAGTGTCCATGCAAGGGATGGAGGACTGCCCCGTCAGCAAAAAACGAGCCACATGGGAAACCATTCTGGATGGGAAG AGGCTTCCACCGTTCGAGACCTTCTCTCAGGGACCCACGCTGCAGTTCACTCTGCGCTGGACAGGCGACGCCAGCGACAAGTCCACAGCCCCCGTGGCCAAGCCCCTAGCCACACGCAACTCTGATGGCTCCAGCCCCATGGAGAGCAGGCCCAGCACACTGAAATCTGCCCCGCTGG CTGTGAAGGCCTCTGTCAGCACAGACATTCAGATGAAAAGAGAACAGATCCTGTGTGAACCCAGGCAGAAACTGCGTATATTTTACCAG TTCCTGTACAACAACAACACGCGGCAGCAGACGGAGGCTAGAGACGACCTCCACTGTCCCTGGTGCACTCTGAACTGTAGGAAGCTTTACAGCCTGCTGAAACACCTCAAACAGTCCCACAGCCGCTTCATTTTCAATTACGTG CCTCACCCTAAAGGTGCTAGGATAGACGTGTCCATCAATGAGTGCTACGACGGCTCCTACGTGGGCAACCCCCAGGACATCCACAGCCAGCCCGGCTTCGCTTTCAGCCGCAACGGCCCCGTCAAGAGGACTGCCGTGACACATGTACTGGTGTGCAG GCCCAAACGGACAAAGCCCAGCCTGTCAGAATTCCTGGAGTCTGAGGATGGGGAGCTGGAGCAGCAGAGGACCTACGTGAGCGGACACAACCGTCTGTACTTCCACAGTGACAGCTGCATGCCCCTCAGACCCCAGGAGATGGATGTGGACAGCGAGGACGAGAGAGACCCAGAGTGGCTGAGAGAGAAGACCGCCACG CAACTGGATGAGTTCACAGACGTCAATGAGGGCGAGAAGGAGGTGATGAAGCTGTGGAACCTGCACGTCATGAAGCATGGGTATGTACCTAAAAGCTGTGG CTTCATAGCCGACAACCAGATGAACCAGGCCAGCATGCAGTTCGTTGAGAAGTGCGGCGCCTACATCGCCCGCCGCAATCTATGCCGCAACTTCCTGCTGCACCTGGTCAGCATGCACGACTTCAACCTGGTCTCCGTGGCCACCATCGACCGTGCCATGTCCCGCCTCCGCCACATCCAGGAGGAGCTGCCCAACGCTGGGGCGGACGACCAGGCTGACCGGGCCCTCATGGAGGGCGCCTGCAACGGCACCGCAATCGCCTGCAGCTCTGGCGGGGGCGGTGGGACCAAGCACGGCAAGAGGACAAAAAGCTCCGTGACTGACTGA